The following are encoded together in the Desulfomicrobium apsheronum genome:
- a CDS encoding RluA family pseudouridine synthase → MTLTPLDYNPPTEPRLTVIHEDRDMIVVNKPGGLLSVPGRTPELLDSVLSRVREIHPGAQAVHRLDLGTSGVLVVATRRKAEAILRQQFQDRLTRKVYLARVTGVMTEDSGQVDLPLICDWPNRPRQMVCHDTGKPALTDYSVLERAQESTLVLLRPHTGRSHQLRVHMASLGHPIIGDNLYGDARQGDRLHLHASQLGLHHPYSGEWIMFHAPCDFAPHVAPIALEAPASPSET, encoded by the coding sequence ATGACCCTCACCCCCCTGGACTACAATCCTCCGACCGAACCCCGGCTGACCGTCATCCATGAAGACCGGGACATGATCGTGGTCAACAAGCCGGGCGGCCTTTTGTCCGTACCCGGACGCACTCCGGAGCTTTTGGACTCGGTCCTGTCGCGGGTGCGCGAAATCCATCCCGGGGCCCAGGCCGTGCATCGCCTGGACCTTGGCACCTCGGGGGTGCTGGTCGTGGCCACGCGGCGCAAGGCCGAAGCGATCCTGCGGCAGCAATTCCAGGACCGCCTGACCCGCAAGGTCTATCTGGCGAGGGTTACCGGCGTGATGACCGAGGACTCGGGGCAGGTGGATCTGCCACTCATCTGCGACTGGCCCAACCGCCCAAGGCAGATGGTCTGCCACGACACGGGCAAACCAGCCCTGACGGACTATTCTGTGCTTGAACGCGCCCAAGAGAGCACCCTGGTCCTGCTGCGCCCCCACACCGGCCGCTCCCATCAACTGCGAGTGCACATGGCCAGCCTTGGCCATCCCATTATCGGCGACAACCTCTACGGCGACGCCAGGCAGGGCGACCGTCTGCATCTCCACGCCAGTCAACTGGGCCTGCATCACCCCTACAGCGGCGAATGGATCATGTTCCACGCCCCCTGCGACTTCGCCCCGCACGTAGCCCCCATCGCGCTCGAGGCACCCGCCTCCCCTTCCGAAACCTGA
- a CDS encoding MauE/DoxX family redox-associated membrane protein, whose protein sequence is MIPIHWKSWSYAAVRIALALAFLAAGIIKILDPMTFAVTIDAFGILPGPLILPVAVFLPLLEIMGAVALIFDIRGSLGLITFMILMFIAVLGYGMHMGLDIDCGCYGPGDPEGEAFAGIRDALWRDLIMLGCAATLYAWRKVMGVRPGTFAGYYRSIKTFISKEETA, encoded by the coding sequence ATGATCCCAATTCACTGGAAATCCTGGTCTTATGCCGCAGTGCGCATCGCGCTGGCGCTGGCTTTTCTTGCCGCCGGAATCATCAAGATTCTGGACCCCATGACCTTTGCCGTGACCATCGACGCCTTCGGCATCCTGCCGGGTCCATTGATCCTGCCCGTAGCCGTTTTCCTGCCCCTCCTCGAAATCATGGGCGCGGTGGCGCTCATTTTCGATATTCGGGGCAGCCTTGGCCTCATCACCTTCATGATTCTCATGTTCATCGCCGTGCTCGGCTACGGGATGCACATGGGCCTGGACATCGACTGCGGCTGCTACGGCCCCGGGGACCCCGAGGGCGAGGCCTTTGCAGGGATTCGCGATGCGCTGTGGAGGGATCTGATCATGCTCGGATGCGCGGCAACACTGTATGCGTGGCGTAAGGTCATGGGCGTGCGCCCGGGCACTTTCGCCGGATATTATCGATCCATCAAAACCTTTATCTCCAAGGAAGAAACTGCATGA
- a CDS encoding rhodanese-like domain-containing protein: MKKIAVLVVTLLYLLVASPSFALFDSKFEAEVTKEAEAVKLFRDTTAAGYGLITGAELKKMMDEGKDMVIIDTMPYEDSYKKEHVPGALQFLFPIPDMKEWDAKDTGGKSQADFEAMLGPDKDKTIVVYCGFVKCTRSHNGALWAKKLGYNNVYRFPGGIFGWKGLDYPIEKVQ; this comes from the coding sequence ATGAAGAAAATCGCCGTCCTCGTTGTGACCCTGCTTTACCTGCTCGTTGCAAGCCCCTCCTTCGCCCTCTTCGATTCCAAGTTCGAGGCCGAAGTCACCAAGGAAGCCGAGGCAGTAAAATTGTTCCGTGACACCACCGCAGCCGGCTACGGCCTGATCACGGGTGCGGAACTGAAGAAGATGATGGACGAGGGCAAGGACATGGTCATCATCGACACCATGCCCTACGAAGACAGCTATAAGAAGGAACACGTTCCCGGGGCGCTGCAGTTCCTGTTCCCCATTCCGGACATGAAGGAATGGGACGCCAAGGATACCGGCGGGAAGTCCCAGGCCGACTTCGAGGCCATGCTCGGCCCCGACAAGGACAAGACCATCGTGGTCTATTGCGGCTTCGTGAAATGCACGCGCAGCCACAACGGCGCGCTCTGGGCCAAGAAACTCGGCTACAACAACGTCTACCGCTTCCCCGGCGGCATCTTCGGATGGAAGGGCCTGGATTACCCGATCGAGAAGGTGCAGTAG